A window of Nostoc sp. PCC 7120 = FACHB-418 genomic DNA:
ACTATGACTATTTATGGTGAAATATTCCGCTTGAGAGAAATGAAAAAGCTCCTAGTAGGTTTTGACTAGAAGCTTATCAATTTATTGCTTGGTAATTGCAGTATGGGCATTTTCAATTTACTTATTCTTCTACTGTAAGAATTAAGCTAAAGTTCAAATGCAACTCAAGGAATAGTGGAATATGGAGTAAAGCGATCGCACTTCTATTACAATCAATCTTCTGAAACTCCTACTAATACCATTTCACGAAAAATCTGATACAGATGTAAACCTTGAAAACCTTGCTGCATCTAAGTTTTTTAATTGCGAATTGCGAATTGGTATAACAGGTACGTGCCTTGTTATTATGAAAATTTTGAGATGAGTAATAATTTTCAGGAGTGTTGCTTTTGTTTGAGAATAATACCGGAAACGCCAAAAACTAATATAGCTAAGGTATAAAATGGTTCAGGAACGGCGGCAACAATACTTACCTTATTAATCCCAAAAGCACGGTTCGGTTCAGAACTGCTAAAAACGAGTCGTGAGATATTGGCTATGTTGCTACGAACGCCAATAAATCGTGCTGAATTATCCAGTGCTAATGAGGAAGTACCTTGTATTGAAAAAGTATCTAGTAATTTATTTATTTGATCAAAAGCGGAAATGAATAAGGTAAATTCTGAAGTATCGTCAACAGATACCTGAGTTCCTGCACCAAAAACAGGTTGTTCAAAGGTAATACTCAAAGGGCCTGGGTTGCCAAGAGCGGGAAACGTACCTGGCTGTAAACCAGTCAACAAAATTAAATCGCCGTTGGCAAAATTTGTGGGAATACCTTGAGGTGGGAAAGCGGTTTGAAACACAAATGGAGGAGTAACACCCGCAACAAATGGAATGTCTACTCTAAGTCCTAATCCACCACCAGATGTAGCCCTAAATGAATTAGACAGAAAATCTGCCCGGTTGGGAGCAAAGGGGTTAAAGACTTTACCCAAGCTCAACCAATCAATTTGGTCATTAGCCTTCAGTGATGCACGCTCAGTTACCAATGTAACTGCTTTAGCTGGTAACTGTAAAAAGGCTATTGAAGCTATAATCGCTAGTTTTGTAGCAATCACAGGTAGATATTTATTGGTGGCTAATCTCACAAACTTCCTTCCTATTCCCTGAATAAAGTTATCAAATTACTGTAAGCGGCCAAGCTTATTGTTGATCGTCAGGGAAAAGGAGCTACACAATGATTAAATATTTTAAAGTGAGTGGTACGCAAGTTAACGCCAAACCAAATATTTATGAGGATGAGCGGGTGCGGGTGTTGGTGTCGGGAATGAAGAATTAGTAACTTCTGTTTGATTTTGTGGGCGTGAATGCTTATGAATACTACATCCAACATTTAATACTCTACTCAGGCAAGGTTTCATTTTTTCAAGCGTACCATCCTAATTTAATTAGTGTAATTATTGAGGATTAGCGAAGGAACTCAAAAATACAGGAAATTCAAGTGCATGAGCCAACTAACAGTGCTGATAAAGCCGGCTGCCGAAATGATAATTCTAGCGTTCTGCAATAGATTCATATTACTGGGTTAGTTAGCAGGAAGCACAATCTTAGCCGTACCAAGGTTAAACCTGGCTTAAAGAAACTTCTCAGCATTTTGGCTCAAATTCGCCTTATGCTAAAGCCCGAAGGAGAAAAATATGATGAAAAAGCATATGTACCGCCTTGGGTTGTTCAAAGCTCTAACTCTAGCTTTATTAGTATTGTTATCTGCATTTGTCCCCAGTGTTCTAGCAAACCAAAGCAGAAAGCCTGCCAATTTGGATGGCACAACAACACTCCAAAGCATACTGTCAAGCTCTCATCGCTCTGAGGAAAATCGGCAAAGAGACAAGTATCGTCACCCAACACAAACTTTGTCATTCTTTGGCTTACGACCAGACATGACAGTAGTTGAATTATGGCCGGGAAGTGGTTGGTATACTGAGATATTAGCTCCATATCTGGCAGCTAAAGGACAACTAATCGTGACCAACTTCGCCCCAAACGACAGTAAAATCCCAACAGTAGTTTTCCAGCAGAAGTTAGCTACAGCTTTTCAACAGAAGTTAGAAGCTAACAAAGAAGTTTTTGGCAAGATAAGAGTTGCCCTAATTAATCCACCACAGGAACTGACTTTAGCTCCAGATAACTCTGTAGATATGGTTGTTACTTTCCGCAATATTCATAACTGGGTAAATGCAGGCTATGCCGAGCAGGTTTATGCAGCAGCGTACAAAGCGCTCAAGCCAGGAGGTATTCTGGGAGTGGAAGAACATCGTGCCAAACCAGGTATTTCGCTCCAAGAGAGTATAAAAACGGGCTATATGTCAGA
This region includes:
- a CDS encoding class I SAM-dependent methyltransferase; translated protein: MMKKHMYRLGLFKALTLALLVLLSAFVPSVLANQSRKPANLDGTTTLQSILSSSHRSEENRQRDKYRHPTQTLSFFGLRPDMTVVELWPGSGWYTEILAPYLAAKGQLIVTNFAPNDSKIPTVVFQQKLATAFQQKLEANKEVFGKIRVALINPPQELTLAPDNSVDMVVTFRNIHNWVNAGYAEQVYAAAYKALKPGGILGVEEHRAKPGISLQESIKTGYMSEDGVIAAVEKVGFKLVGKSEINANPQDTKDYPGGVWALPPTLRQGQKDRQRLVAIGESDRMTLKFIKPEANINSGSNAK